The Prosthecobacter algae genome includes a region encoding these proteins:
- a CDS encoding HAD-IB family phosphatase produces the protein MFKSPDAVTQYLVASDFDKTLSFNDSGLVLSEMMGVRDFEEKVAGLAKINFVQQGAELAYLLRHDPGFRGVRREHLIETGKQVRLKYNVDLLTQILGQQLGNCRFEFHVISAGPTEVVRSALEGIVPPERVFGTDFDFDPGTGEISAVRRVPAGYGKVAVLQELESKLHVSPDRTIYIGDGSSDLYVMQHVNSRDGHTIAVSEAKSIGRIAKRTVLSNHSPSVLVPILEDILKWDSAQIRQLFASHGLTLQDWDKVRTDWLAFHEEAEPELPLEHRWRTAELKPLHLNGH, from the coding sequence ATGTTTAAATCCCCCGATGCCGTCACGCAGTACCTCGTGGCCAGCGACTTCGACAAAACCCTCAGTTTTAATGATTCAGGTCTCGTCCTCAGTGAAATGATGGGCGTTCGTGATTTCGAAGAAAAAGTCGCTGGTCTTGCCAAGATCAACTTTGTCCAGCAAGGAGCCGAACTGGCCTACCTGCTGCGACACGACCCCGGATTCCGCGGAGTCCGGCGCGAGCACCTTATCGAAACCGGCAAGCAGGTGCGCCTGAAATACAATGTGGACCTGCTCACCCAGATCCTCGGTCAGCAACTGGGCAACTGCCGCTTCGAGTTCCACGTCATCTCTGCCGGGCCCACCGAAGTGGTGCGCTCCGCCCTGGAGGGCATCGTCCCGCCAGAGCGCGTGTTTGGCACGGACTTCGACTTTGATCCTGGCACGGGGGAAATCTCCGCCGTGCGCCGGGTGCCAGCGGGTTACGGCAAGGTGGCCGTCCTACAGGAGCTGGAGTCCAAGCTGCACGTCAGCCCAGACCGCACGATCTACATCGGCGATGGCAGTTCCGACTTATACGTGATGCAGCATGTGAACAGCCGCGATGGCCACACGATTGCCGTTTCGGAGGCCAAATCCATTGGCCGCATCGCCAAACGGACGGTCCTCAGCAATCACAGCCCCAGCGTGCTGGTGCCCATCCTGGAAGACATCCTGAAATGGGACAGTGCCCAGATCCGCCAGCTTTTCGCCTCCCACGGCCTGACTCTGCAAGACTGGGACAAGGTGCGCACGGATTGGCTGGCCTTCCATGAAGAGGCGGAACCTGAGCTGCCGCTGGAGCATCGCTGGCGCACGGCGGAACTGAAACCCCTGCACCTCAATGGCCACTGA